The Populus trichocarpa isolate Nisqually-1 chromosome 2, P.trichocarpa_v4.1, whole genome shotgun sequence genome has a window encoding:
- the LOC7471187 gene encoding protein PEP-RELATED DEVELOPMENT ARRESTED 1, chloroplastic, which yields MLQSSFSSILPSSLPRTPLSSHKLLIFPSLSLTHYRQRRRQQQQLLVLCASSYEVGGGYSDMESSVQEENKSRRTQQEWDEKPDPFQHEVIIKGGEQVISVLQEMITLLEDLNMDDASEKVAVELVAHGVIGKRVDEMEAGFMMALDYMIELAEKDQDGMRKSLLEVIKETVLSHLTKKCPPHVQVIGLLCRTPQKESRHELLRRVAAGGGVFEGGKGTKVHIPGANLNDIANQADDILETMETRPVVPDRKLLARLVLIREEARNMMGGGILDERNDRGFKTLPESEVNFIAKLVALKPGKTVQEMIKNVMLGKDEGAEDAASEEENINSERISSGIAGRGSVTGRKPLPVRPGMFLETVTKVLGSVYSGNISGITAQHLEWVHQKTLQVLQEIAY from the exons ATGTTGCAGAGCAGCTTCTCCAGCATTCTCCCTTCCTCTCTGCCACGCACTCCTCTCTCTTCTCATAAACTCCTCATCTTCCCTTCACTTTCACTCACACACTACCGGCAGCGGcggcggcagcagcagcagttgCTGGTGTTGTGTGCCAGCAGCTATGAGGTGGGTGGGGGTTATTCAGACATGGAATCAAGCGtacaagaagaaaacaaaagtagGAGAACCCAACAAGAATGGGACGAGAAACCAGACCCTTTTCAACATGAAGTTATTATTAAAGGTGGTGAACAGGTTATCTCTGTCCTCCAAGAGATGATCACCCTC TTGGAAGACCTGAACATGGATGACGCTTCTGAGAAGGTGGCTGTCGAGTTGGTTGCGCATGGAGTGATAGGGAAAAGAGTTGATGAGATGGAAGCGGGGTTTATGATGGCCCTAGATTATATGATTGAACTTGCAGAAAAGGATCAAGATGGAATG CGCAAGTCACTGTTGGAAGTCATCAAGGAAACTGTATTGTCCCATCTTACAAAAAAATGCCCCCCGCAT GTTCAAGTGATTGGCTTGCTTTGTAGAACTCCGCAGAAAGAAAGCAGACATGAATTATTACGTAGAGTTGCTGCTGGCGGTGGTGTCTTTGAAGGTGGTAAAGGCACCAAAGTTCATATTCCGGGGGCGAACCTGAACGATATAGCTAATCAGGCTGATGATATACTTGAG ACAATGGAAACCCGACCAGTTGTCCCAGATCGAAAACTACTTGCAAGGCTAGTTTTAATCAGAGAGGAAGCCAGGAACATGATGGGAGGTGGGATACTTGATGAGAGAAATGACCGTGGTTTTAAGACGCTTCCTGAATCCGAG GTGAATTTCATAGCCAAACTGGTAGCTTTGAAACCAGGGAAAACTGTCCaggaaatgattaaaaatgTGATGCTAGGGAAAGATGAAGGTGCAGAAGATGCTGCCAGTGAGGAAGAGAACATTAACAGTGAAAGGATTTCGAGTGGAATTGCTGGAAGG GGAAGCGTTACAGGACGAAAACCACTTCCTGTGCGACCTGGCATGTTTCTTGAGACTGTCACCAAG GTCTTAGGCAGTGTATATTCAGGAAATATCTCTGGCATTACTGCACAACATCTAGAATGG GTTCACCAAAAGACACTTCAAGTTCTCCAGGAAATAGCATACTAG